One window of Streptomyces sp. FIT100 genomic DNA carries:
- a CDS encoding PhoX family protein — protein MPLSRREFTRQSAFTGAGIALTGSVGALATAPGALAAEDYTGETAPEAAHDGQGHGHGHEPGYGPLLPDPEGILALPAGFSYRILTHGGVTKLESGEFTPAKHDGTATFEGPRGVTLLVNNHELKGARAGHEFPVPLAEGLVYDPAAAGGCTVVEVQRDGRTAEWVGIAGTSQNCAGGRTPWGTWLTCEETADRAGENGMTKDHGYVFEVDPYDRRANRRPMPIKAFGRYEHEAVVIDTKRGHAYLTEDSAGPNGLFYRWVPPAGFQHGRGRLRHIPENAGLLQAPKCYDAGGRFVDDLSRATKTGTVYGVDWVDVPDRDARTVPVRKQFADTEVTRARKLEGMWWADGGAYIVSSYARDESPGLPHDGQVWFYDPRRRTLTLKVLLGVNADPSKDGAYDGPDNITVSPYGGLIIAEDGEGIQHLFGATERGRTYPIARNELNMGTEEEPEYSEFAGVVFSPDGRTLYASIQTPGIMLAITGPWRRSLG, from the coding sequence ATGCCGCTCAGCCGCAGGGAATTCACCAGACAGTCAGCGTTCACCGGCGCGGGCATCGCCCTCACCGGCAGCGTCGGCGCGCTCGCCACCGCGCCGGGCGCGCTCGCCGCCGAGGACTACACCGGGGAGACGGCGCCGGAGGCCGCCCACGACGGCCAGGGCCACGGGCACGGGCACGAGCCGGGATACGGCCCGCTCCTCCCCGACCCGGAGGGCATCCTCGCGCTTCCCGCCGGCTTCTCCTACCGCATCCTCACCCACGGCGGTGTCACCAAGCTGGAGTCGGGCGAGTTCACCCCCGCCAAGCACGACGGCACGGCCACCTTCGAGGGCCCCCGCGGCGTCACCCTCCTCGTCAACAACCACGAGCTCAAGGGTGCCCGCGCGGGCCACGAGTTCCCCGTCCCGCTCGCCGAGGGACTCGTGTACGACCCGGCCGCGGCCGGCGGCTGCACCGTCGTCGAGGTCCAGCGCGACGGCCGCACGGCCGAGTGGGTCGGCATCGCCGGCACCTCCCAGAACTGCGCGGGCGGCCGCACCCCGTGGGGCACCTGGCTGACCTGCGAGGAGACCGCCGACCGGGCCGGCGAGAACGGCATGACCAAGGACCACGGCTACGTCTTCGAGGTCGACCCCTACGACCGCCGTGCCAACCGCCGCCCCATGCCGATCAAGGCGTTCGGCCGGTACGAGCACGAGGCCGTCGTCATCGACACCAAGCGCGGCCACGCCTACCTCACCGAGGACTCCGCGGGCCCCAACGGCCTCTTCTACCGCTGGGTCCCGCCGGCCGGCTTCCAGCACGGTCGCGGCCGGCTGCGCCACATCCCCGAGAACGCCGGCCTGCTCCAGGCGCCCAAGTGCTACGACGCGGGCGGCCGCTTCGTGGACGACCTGTCCCGCGCCACGAAGACCGGCACGGTGTACGGCGTGGACTGGGTCGACGTCCCGGACCGCGACGCCAGGACCGTGCCGGTGCGCAAGCAGTTCGCCGACACCGAGGTCACCCGGGCCCGCAAGCTGGAGGGCATGTGGTGGGCGGACGGCGGTGCGTACATCGTCTCCTCGTACGCCCGTGACGAGAGCCCGGGCCTGCCGCACGACGGCCAGGTCTGGTTCTACGACCCGCGGCGCCGGACCCTCACGCTCAAGGTGCTGCTCGGCGTCAACGCGGACCCGTCGAAGGACGGCGCCTACGACGGCCCGGACAACATCACGGTCTCGCCGTACGGCGGCCTGATCATCGCCGAGGACGGTGAGGGCATCCAGCACCTCTTCGGTGCCACCGAGCGCGGGCGTACGTACCCCATCGCCCGCAACGAGCTGAACATGGGCACCGAGGAGGAGCCGGAGTACAGCGAATTCGCCGGTGTCGTCTTCTCGCCGGACGGGCGGACGCTGTACGCGAGCATCCAGACCCCGGGCATCATGCTCGCGATCACGGGCCCCTGGCGGCGTTCGCTGGGCTGA
- a CDS encoding TerD family protein, producing MTPGSNIPLAATRVAVDVAAPVRLDVSGLLLTADGKVRSDDDFIFYNQPAGPGVTHRSGGGTAPDAIIVDTGAVPAGIEKIVVTASPDAAGQTFQGIEPTATIRNADGGAVLASFTPPQLGAETALVIVEIYLRNGAWKARAVGQGYANGLAGIATDFGVSVEEEPAAAPAAAPTPAPIAPPAAPTAPPAAPTAPPAAPAAPAAAPAAAAPAPAAPAPGAGKINLDKGRVSLQKNQTVSLVKGGRPLLSQVKMGLGWEPAFRGKDIDLDASVIAYGPQRNHLDSCYFGKLSILGGSIKHSGDNLTGEGAGDDEVIVVDLGRLPAEATGLVFTVNSFSGQKFTEVAKAYCRLMDAATGEELVRFDLTGAEPQTGVMMAKLIRQFSGEWEMTAMGEFVKSRTVRGMVKPAAQAL from the coding sequence ATGACCCCCGGCTCGAACATCCCCCTGGCCGCCACCCGTGTCGCGGTGGACGTCGCCGCGCCCGTGCGGCTCGACGTATCGGGCCTGCTGCTCACGGCCGACGGCAAGGTGCGTTCGGACGACGACTTCATCTTCTACAACCAGCCGGCCGGTCCCGGCGTGACCCACCGGTCCGGCGGCGGCACGGCCCCCGACGCGATCATCGTCGACACCGGTGCCGTGCCGGCCGGAATCGAGAAGATCGTCGTCACGGCGAGCCCGGACGCCGCGGGGCAGACCTTCCAGGGCATCGAGCCCACCGCCACGATCCGCAACGCCGACGGCGGCGCGGTGCTGGCGTCCTTCACCCCGCCCCAGCTCGGCGCGGAGACCGCGCTGGTGATCGTGGAGATCTATCTGCGCAACGGGGCGTGGAAGGCCCGCGCCGTCGGCCAGGGCTATGCGAACGGGCTGGCGGGCATCGCCACCGACTTCGGCGTCTCGGTCGAGGAGGAGCCGGCCGCGGCCCCCGCGGCGGCGCCGACGCCCGCCCCGATCGCGCCCCCGGCCGCTCCGACGGCGCCCCCGGCCGCTCCGACGGCGCCCCCGGCCGCACCCGCGGCCCCCGCCGCGGCACCGGCGGCCGCCGCCCCCGCGCCCGCGGCTCCCGCGCCCGGCGCCGGGAAAATCAACCTCGACAAGGGCCGGGTCAGCCTCCAGAAGAACCAGACCGTGTCCCTCGTCAAGGGCGGCCGCCCTCTGCTCTCCCAGGTCAAGATGGGCCTCGGCTGGGAGCCCGCGTTCCGCGGCAAGGACATCGACCTGGACGCGTCCGTCATCGCGTACGGCCCTCAGCGCAACCATCTGGACAGCTGCTACTTCGGCAAGCTCTCCATCCTCGGCGGCTCGATCAAGCACTCGGGCGACAACCTGACCGGCGAGGGCGCGGGCGACGACGAGGTCATCGTCGTGGATCTGGGCCGGCTCCCGGCCGAGGCGACGGGACTCGTCTTCACGGTCAACTCCTTCTCCGGCCAGAAGTTCACCGAGGTCGCGAAGGCGTACTGCCGGCTGATGGACGCCGCGACGGGCGAGGAGCTGGTGCGCTTCGACCTCACCGGTGCCGAGCCGCAGACGGGTGTGATGATGGCCAAGCTCATCCGGCAGTTCTCCGGCGAGTGGGAAATGACCGCGATGGGTGAGTTCGTGAAGTCCCGCACGGTCCGCGGCATGGTGAAGCCGGCCGCGCAGGCGCTCTGA
- a CDS encoding NAD(P)-dependent oxidoreductase — protein sequence MPAPRTVLLTGAAGGLGTLMRGLLPAYGYELRLLDMNPIDGQPGAITADLADKDALREAVRGADAIIHLAGISLEASFEKILRANIEGTYNLYEAAREEGVGRIVLASSNHAVGFTPRPREGDPLIPVDAPHRPDTYYGLSKCFGEDLAQLYWDQHGVETVSVRIGSCFMEPNSVRMLSVWLSPGDGARLFHAALTAEGVGHTVVYGSSANTRLWWDLSTARALGYEPQDDSEQYAEKLVAEQGELDPENPAHAHLGGHFVTDPPRWPH from the coding sequence ATGCCCGCACCCCGCACCGTCCTGCTCACCGGCGCCGCCGGCGGCCTCGGCACCCTGATGCGGGGGCTGCTGCCCGCGTACGGCTACGAACTGCGCCTCCTCGACATGAACCCGATCGACGGGCAGCCCGGGGCCATCACGGCGGACCTCGCGGACAAGGACGCGCTGCGCGAGGCCGTACGCGGCGCCGACGCGATCATCCACCTGGCCGGCATCTCGCTGGAAGCCTCCTTCGAGAAGATCCTCCGCGCCAACATCGAGGGCACGTACAACCTGTACGAGGCCGCCCGCGAGGAGGGCGTCGGCCGCATCGTCCTCGCCTCCAGCAACCACGCCGTCGGCTTCACCCCGCGCCCCCGCGAGGGCGACCCGCTCATCCCGGTCGACGCGCCCCACCGCCCCGACACCTACTACGGTCTGTCCAAGTGCTTCGGCGAGGACCTCGCCCAGCTCTACTGGGACCAGCACGGCGTCGAAACCGTGTCCGTCAGGATCGGCTCCTGCTTCATGGAGCCGAACAGCGTGCGGATGCTCTCCGTCTGGCTGAGCCCGGGCGACGGCGCGCGCCTCTTCCACGCCGCGCTCACCGCGGAGGGCGTCGGACACACCGTCGTCTACGGCTCGTCGGCGAACACGCGCCTGTGGTGGGACCTGTCGACGGCCCGTGCGCTCGGTTACGAGCCGCAGGACGACTCGGAGCAGTACGCGGAGAAGCTCGTCGCCGAACAGGGCGAGCTGGACCCGGAGAACCCGGCCCATGCCCATCTGGGCGGGCACTTCGTGACGGACCCGCCGCGCTGGCCGCACTGA
- a CDS encoding 5-dehydro-4-deoxyglucarate dehydratase produces the protein MTSAPLAARLTSAPGPLFFPVTAYGPDGALDLDAFRAHVRSGVEAGAGAVFACCGTGEFHALTPEEFRDCVAAAVEETAGRVPVLAGAGYGTALAVRYARLAEEAGADGILAMPPYLVVADQAGLLRHYTALASATALDVIVYQRDNAVFTPQTVVELAATDGIIGLKDGYGDLDLMQRIVSAVRTGAPGRDFLYFNGLPTAELTGLAYRGIGITLYSSAVFCFAPEIALAFHRALADGDDATAERLLDGFYRPLVELRAKGRGYAVSLVKAAVRMRGQDVGEVRPPLSEPSAAHVKELADIVARGYALLGDGAAA, from the coding sequence GTGACCTCAGCCCCGCTCGCCGCCCGGCTCACCAGTGCCCCCGGGCCGCTGTTCTTCCCCGTGACCGCGTACGGGCCGGACGGCGCCCTCGACCTCGATGCCTTCCGCGCCCATGTGCGCTCCGGTGTCGAGGCGGGCGCCGGCGCCGTCTTCGCCTGCTGCGGCACCGGCGAGTTCCATGCGCTGACGCCCGAGGAGTTCCGTGACTGCGTGGCAGCCGCCGTCGAGGAGACCGCGGGCCGCGTCCCGGTCCTCGCCGGCGCCGGATACGGCACGGCCCTCGCCGTCCGGTACGCCCGGCTCGCCGAGGAGGCGGGCGCCGACGGCATCCTCGCCATGCCGCCGTACCTCGTCGTCGCCGACCAGGCGGGACTGCTGCGCCACTACACCGCCCTGGCCTCCGCCACCGCGCTCGACGTCATCGTCTACCAGCGCGACAACGCCGTCTTCACCCCGCAGACCGTCGTCGAACTCGCCGCGACCGACGGCATCATCGGCCTCAAGGACGGCTACGGCGACCTCGACCTGATGCAGCGCATCGTCAGCGCCGTCCGCACCGGCGCTCCCGGCCGGGACTTCCTCTACTTCAACGGGCTGCCCACCGCCGAGCTCACCGGCCTCGCCTACCGCGGCATCGGCATCACCCTCTACTCGTCCGCCGTCTTCTGCTTCGCCCCCGAGATCGCCCTCGCCTTCCACCGTGCGCTGGCCGACGGCGACGACGCCACGGCCGAGCGCCTGCTGGACGGCTTCTACCGGCCGCTCGTCGAACTCCGCGCCAAGGGCCGCGGATACGCCGTCTCACTCGTCAAGGCGGCGGTACGGATGCGCGGACAGGACGTCGGCGAGGTACGGCCGCCGCTGAGCGAGCCGTCCGCGGCCCACGTCAAGGAGCTCGCCGACATCGTCGCGCGCGGCTACGCCCTCCTCGGGGACGGAGCGGCCGCGTGA